In a single window of the Deinococcota bacterium genome:
- a CDS encoding SagB/ThcOx family dehydrogenase: protein MTRYRRGSLPSVTGKAIPTYKVYANPLEVAHLSVPQLAGGEGLWKTLATTRESIPEGGRIRQADISQIMWATAGFTYGGQRTRATPITMAGLEAYVIARELEDIFAGLYHYDPREHALEYLDRREPGFALQDVLLDDVEVEACAAVIALTGVPARVEDKAKSRGYRYLYLEAGAAAQCAMLAAVALGLVATVHGEFYDDDFARLLQIDGSTETPLCLVTLGT, encoded by the coding sequence TTGACCAGATACCGTCGGGGCAGCCTGCCCAGCGTTACCGGCAAGGCCATTCCCACCTACAAGGTCTACGCCAACCCGCTCGAGGTCGCGCACCTGTCGGTGCCCCAGCTCGCGGGCGGCGAAGGCCTCTGGAAGACGCTCGCCACCACCCGCGAGAGCATCCCCGAGGGCGGGCGTATCAGGCAGGCCGACATTTCGCAGATCATGTGGGCGACGGCCGGCTTTACCTACGGCGGCCAGCGCACCCGGGCCACGCCCATCACCATGGCCGGTCTCGAGGCCTACGTGATCGCTCGCGAGCTCGAGGACATCTTTGCCGGCCTCTACCACTACGACCCGCGTGAGCACGCCCTCGAGTACTTAGACCGGCGCGAGCCCGGCTTCGCCCTTCAAGACGTGCTCTTAGACGACGTCGAGGTCGAGGCCTGCGCCGCGGTGATCGCGCTGACCGGTGTGCCCGCCCGCGTCGAGGACAAGGCCAAGAGCCGCGGCTACCGCTACCTCTACTTGGAGGCCGGCGCCGCCGCGCAGTGCGCCATGCTGGCGGCGGTGGCCCTGGGCCTGGTCGCCACCGTCCACGGCGAGTTCTACGACGACGACTTCGCCCGCCTCTTGCAGATCGACGGCAGTACGGAGACACCGCTCTGCCTGGTGACCTTGGGAACGTGA